Genomic segment of Sphingomonas sp. KRR8:
GGGGATACGGTGACTTTTGGCGGCGGCGTCGAGGCAGTCGCCGAGGCCAAGGGCGATGACGGTGCGATTCTCTTCCGGTTCAGCGGTGACGAACCCGTCGAGGTGCTGCTGCACCGCGCCGGGACCATGCCGCTGCCGCCCTACATCGCCTCCAAGCGGCCGATCGATAATGCCGACGCGGCCGATTACCAGACCATGTTCGCGGCGAAGGATGGCGCGGTGGCCGCGCCGACCGCGTCGCTGCACTTTACCCCTGAACTGATTGCGGCGCTCGATGCAGCGGGAGTGAAGCGCGAGACTCTGACCCTGCATGTGGGCGCCGGCACTTTCCTGCCGGTGAAGGTTGAAGACACCGCCGACCACAAGATGCACGCCGAATGGGGGCGGATCGACGTGGAGACTGCCGAGCACCTGAATGCCGCGAAGCAAGCCGGTGGACGGCTGATCGCGGTCGGCACGACGCCACTGCGGCTGTTGGAGAGCGCAACGGGCGAGGACGGAGTTGTTCGCCCGTTCGCCGGAGACACTGCCATATTCATCACGCCAGGCTATCGCTTTCGCGCAGTCGACGGCCTGATGACCAATTTCCATTTGCCTAAGTCGACTCTGTTCATGCTGGTTTCGGCGCTGATGGGCCTGGAGCGGATGCAGGCCGCCTATGCTCATGCGATCGCGGAAGGCTACCGCTTCTACAGCTACGGCGACTCAAGCCTGCTACTGCCGAACGGCTAGCCCAAGCGCTGTTTCGATGATGTCGGCGGCGCGACTGGTTCCACCCGCAGCCGCGATCTGCTGCGCGATGCCGTGGCATCGTACTCGCGTGTGATCGTCGGCAAGCAGACGACGGATCTGCGCGGAAAGGTCGCGGGTAGCGAGGCGCTCACCCAGACCATGATGCAGGACGCGGGCGAGATTGCCCTTCTGGTCGAAGGCGAAGGGCTGCACCAGCAAAGGCACTCCGCAGGCGAGGGCGTCCAGAATCGTGTTGCTGCCACCGTGCGTGATGCACAGGGCAGAGTGGCGGAGGACCGCACGGTAGGGAAGAAAGGCGTGGACGTGGTCCGCGCCGGTTTTCCTCTCCTGCGCCGGAGTGAGCAGGCCGCCATGCGCAATTGCGAGCTTTGCGCCAGCAGCGTGGACCGAGTCGGACAGCCTGCGCCAAAGCCTGACCCGGCCACCCTGCAAGGTACCGAAGGTGGCGAAGACCAGTGGACGGCTTGCATCCGGGTGGAAGGGCAGCACGCCGTGCTCGTCGACCGGGCGGCGGAGTGGACCGACGGCGTGGAAAGGCAAGGGGTCCGGCCGGGGAAAGTCGAAACCGCGCACCACTTGAGCAATCTGGATCGGGGCGAGGCAATCATGCGGTGTGCGCAGGGTCTGGCGGAAGCCTAGCCGCTTCGACCAGCGGATCAGCATCGCGCGTTGGCGCCAACTGAGCACCTCGCCGGTCTTTTCGGCGAATTGCGCGCGCTGCAGCCCGCGCGGGGAGGGGTCGAATGGCCAATCGAGAAAGGGAAGGGGTACCCCCGGCGCATGGTTGATCGGGAGGGCGCAGGCGATGCTGACCTGCGGCAATTGTGCGGCGCGGGCGAGCAGGCCGGCGGCGGGTTCCAGCTGATCGCCGATGATGACGTCGATCCCAAGCTCCCGCAGGAGCGCCGGTCCGCCCGCGCAGAGCTGACCGGTGAGCGCCGCGCTTTCGGATATGGTACGAAGAGTTCCGGTGAGCCCCGTCGGGCTTGTCGCGTGACGGAGCACCTCGGCGACCGACGGATCGTTCGGGCGAGCGGGCACGTGGGCCACAGGCAGCTCGGTGCCGGCCACCATGGCTCCGGCATTGAGGATGAAGGTCGCCCGGTGCTCCCGTCGCACCAGCTCTTCGCCGAGGGCGGCGAAGCTGTTCAGGTGGGCGGTGAAGGGCGGGCAGATCAGCCCGAAATGCGCCATGCCGTCAGACGTTCGGGACCGACAGGCGTCGCTGCCGCCTAACCTCCGGCAAGCGCCACCAGGGCGTGCCGGGGCTCAGATGATGCTCATGGTGGTAGCCAAAATGGAAGCAGGTCAGCAGCGAGGCGAGCCAGCGGTAATCGTTGGTTCGGCTGCGATGTTGATCGGCGAACGGCTGATCCTGGTGGCGGTGGGGAAGCCAGGTGCCGAAGGTGAACAGCTGCAATGAGGAGAGGATCGCGGGCAGCGCCCAGTAGAGCAGCACGTTGCGCACATCGGCGCCGAGCAGAAGCACGTACGTCCAGACCACGGCCGTGATCACAAGCGCCTCACGCCAGCCGAAATAGCGGCGCATGAAGCTCAGATACCAGGGCCAGAAACGGGTCGGATGCGGAGCGTGGAAGTCGGGATCCCGCTCGGTCCCGACATGCCGGTGATGGTCGAAATGCTTGGGGCTCAGCCGGTCCATCCAGAACCCTGCATAGAGCAGCAGGGTCAGCCGCCCGAAGGCGCGGTTCAGTGCCGGGTGGCCGGGCGCCAGACTGCCGTGCATCGCGTCATGGGCGACGATGAACAGCCCAACGCTTAGCCAGGTCAGCACGGGCACCAGCAAGGGCGCCCAGAGCAAACCGGCCGCACTCCACGGGTGGAAAAAGACCGCATACACATGGAGCGAGACGAAGGCGGCGATGATCAGCATGGCCAGGCCAAGGCCCACCCTCATCTGCCACTGCTGATCCGCCTTGCTTTGCATGCCGCTTATGTAGGCCCGTCCGCCCCGGTGGCCAAGCAGACCTTAGGAACGGGTGAGCGCGGCTGTGCTTGGGGTCGATTAAGCTCGACCGCCGTTCAAGCGAACCAGCCCAACAGCAAGCGCGCGGTCAGTCCGACGCTGGCGATGATCAGCAGCGGCCGGATGAGCCGAGCGCCGAACCGCATGGCCGTATGGCTGCCGAGCCAGCCGCCGCTCATCGCGCCAACGGCCATGCACAGGCCGAGCAGCCAGATGACTTTGCCGCCGAGCGCGAACAGCAGAACGGAGGCCAGATTGCTGGTCCAGTTGAAGAATTTGGTGAGGGCGGTCGCCTTGGTGAGGCCGTAACCTCTTAGCGCGACCAGCGAGCTGGAGAAGAAGCTGCCGGTGCCCGGTCCGAAAAAACCGTCGTAGAAGCCGATCGCGCCGCCGACGGGTGCATAGCCGCGGCTGCTCACACGGTGGTGCGCGTCTTCGTCCGTCATTCTTGGCGACACGAGGATGAAGAGGGCATTGCCGAGCAGCAGCAGCGGGATGATCAGGCTCAACCAGCGCGTGTTGACCTGCTGGACAACCAGCGCGCCGATGGCTGCGCCGACGAAGACCAGCACGGCGGCGGGGAGGTTGGGGCGCCAGTCGATCAGACCCTTGCAGCCGTAATTGCTCATGGCGACGGCGGTGCCGAACATGGATTGCAGCTTGTTGGTGCCGAGCGCGAACAGCGGCGGCACGCCGCTCATCAGAAGCGCGGGCATCATGATCAGTCCGCCGCCGCCAGCGATGGCGTCGATGAACCCCGTTATGAAAGCGACAGCGGTGAGGACGGGATAGAGCCAGACATGGATCATCGGCGCGGCTGTAGCGGCGAGACGCCGCACTCGCTAGGAGCGCGCCGGTGACTTCCCGCTTTGCCTTCAACATTGCCACCACGGATGGCCGCGCCCGTACCGGCACTATCGTCATGCGTCGGGGCATCATCCGCACGCCCGCCTTCATGCCGGTCGGCACTGCCGCCACGGTGAAGGCTATGCGGATGGAAGAGGTTCGCGCGGCCGGCGCCGACATCATCCTTGGCAATACCTATCACCTGATGCTCCGTCCCGGTGCCGAGCGCGTTGCCCGCCTGGGCGGATTGCACCGGTTCGGCGGCTGGGAGCGGCCGATCCTGACCGACAGCGGCGGTTATCAGGTGATGAGCTTGTCCGACCTGACCAAGGTCACGGAGGAGGGGGTCAGCTTCAAGAGCCACTTGGACGGGACTCGGCACATGCTGAGCCCGGAGCGGTCGATCGAGATTCAGCGGCTGCTCGGCTCCGACATCGTGATGCAGTTCGACCAGCTGGTGCCGACGACGTCATCGGCGGAAGACCAGCGCGCCGCGATGGAGCGGTCGATCCGATGGGGGAGAAGAAGCCGCGAGGAGTTCGATCGTGGTGAAGCCCATGCGGAGGGCGCGGCGTTGTTCGGGATCCAGCAGGGCGCTCTCGATCAGGATCTTCGCCGGACATCGGCCGACGGGCTGCGGGAGACTGGATTCGACGGATATGCGGTCGGCGGGCTGGCGGTCGGCGAGGGGCAGGAGGCGATGCTGGCCTGCCTGGACTTCGCGCCTGGCCAGCTGCCCGAGGACAAGCCTCGTTACCTGATGGGTGTCGGCAAGCCGGACGACATTGTTGAGGCAGTGCGGCGCGGGATCGACATGTTCGATTGCGTCCTGCCGACCCGCAGCGGACGGACCGGCCAGGCGTTCACGCTGGATGGCCCGATCAATTTGCGCAACGCGCGCTTTGCCGAAGACCAGGAGCCGCTCGAACCAGGCTGCCCGTGCCCCGCTTGCACCGGGTACAGCCGCGCCTATGTCCACCACCTCGTCCGTTCGGGGGAGATCCTCGGCGCGATGCTGATGACGCAGCACAACATCTGGTTTTACCAGCGGCTGATGAAGGATCTGCGCGGCGCCATCGCCCACCAGCGGCTCGATGCCCATGCCGCGACTTTCCTAGACCGCTACCGGCGACGGCAGGGCGCGTGAGCGTGCCCGCATTTCGGCACTTGCTGGCGGCGTTGCTGCTCTGCTGGGGCACGGGCGCGGTGGCGAGCGTGGGCGAGGTTGCGATCACCTTTGACGACCTGCCGGCACTGACCATCCTGCCCGACCAGTCCTATGTCGATTATCTCACCGAAACCCTGCTCCGCAAACT
This window contains:
- the queA gene encoding tRNA preQ1(34) S-adenosylmethionine ribosyltransferase-isomerase QueA, whose protein sequence is MKVDLFDFDLPEERIALRPARPRDSARLLEVTPAGLADHVVRDLPSLLRAGDLLVFNDTRVIPAQLEGRRGEASIGATLHKREDLRAWWAFVRNAKRVREGDTVTFGGGVEAVAEAKGDDGAILFRFSGDEPVEVLLHRAGTMPLPPYIASKRPIDNADAADYQTMFAAKDGAVAAPTASLHFTPELIAALDAAGVKRETLTLHVGAGTFLPVKVEDTADHKMHAEWGRIDVETAEHLNAAKQAGGRLIAVGTTPLRLLESATGEDGVVRPFAGDTAIFITPGYRFRAVDGLMTNFHLPKSTLFMLVSALMGLERMQAAYAHAIAEGYRFYSYGDSSLLLPNG
- a CDS encoding glycosyltransferase; protein product: MAHFGLICPPFTAHLNSFAALGEELVRREHRATFILNAGAMVAGTELPVAHVPARPNDPSVAEVLRHATSPTGLTGTLRTISESAALTGQLCAGGPALLRELGIDVIIGDQLEPAAGLLARAAQLPQVSIACALPINHAPGVPLPFLDWPFDPSPRGLQRAQFAEKTGEVLSWRQRAMLIRWSKRLGFRQTLRTPHDCLAPIQIAQVVRGFDFPRPDPLPFHAVGPLRRPVDEHGVLPFHPDASRPLVFATFGTLQGGRVRLWRRLSDSVHAAGAKLAIAHGGLLTPAQERKTGADHVHAFLPYRAVLRHSALCITHGGSNTILDALACGVPLLVQPFAFDQKGNLARVLHHGLGERLATRDLSAQIRRLLADDHTRVRCHGIAQQIAAAGGTSRAADIIETALGLAVRQ
- a CDS encoding fatty acid desaturase codes for the protein MQSKADQQWQMRVGLGLAMLIIAAFVSLHVYAVFFHPWSAAGLLWAPLLVPVLTWLSVGLFIVAHDAMHGSLAPGHPALNRAFGRLTLLLYAGFWMDRLSPKHFDHHRHVGTERDPDFHAPHPTRFWPWYLSFMRRYFGWREALVITAVVWTYVLLLGADVRNVLLYWALPAILSSLQLFTFGTWLPHRHQDQPFADQHRSRTNDYRWLASLLTCFHFGYHHEHHLSPGTPWWRLPEVRRQRRLSVPNV
- a CDS encoding TSUP family transporter, whose protein sequence is MIHVWLYPVLTAVAFITGFIDAIAGGGGLIMMPALLMSGVPPLFALGTNKLQSMFGTAVAMSNYGCKGLIDWRPNLPAAVLVFVGAAIGALVVQQVNTRWLSLIIPLLLLGNALFILVSPRMTDEDAHHRVSSRGYAPVGGAIGFYDGFFGPGTGSFFSSSLVALRGYGLTKATALTKFFNWTSNLASVLLFALGGKVIWLLGLCMAVGAMSGGWLGSHTAMRFGARLIRPLLIIASVGLTARLLLGWFA
- the tgt gene encoding tRNA guanosine(34) transglycosylase Tgt, which encodes MTSRFAFNIATTDGRARTGTIVMRRGIIRTPAFMPVGTAATVKAMRMEEVRAAGADIILGNTYHLMLRPGAERVARLGGLHRFGGWERPILTDSGGYQVMSLSDLTKVTEEGVSFKSHLDGTRHMLSPERSIEIQRLLGSDIVMQFDQLVPTTSSAEDQRAAMERSIRWGRRSREEFDRGEAHAEGAALFGIQQGALDQDLRRTSADGLRETGFDGYAVGGLAVGEGQEAMLACLDFAPGQLPEDKPRYLMGVGKPDDIVEAVRRGIDMFDCVLPTRSGRTGQAFTLDGPINLRNARFAEDQEPLEPGCPCPACTGYSRAYVHHLVRSGEILGAMLMTQHNIWFYQRLMKDLRGAIAHQRLDAHAATFLDRYRRRQGA